Proteins from a single region of Croceicoccus marinus:
- a CDS encoding PepSY domain-containing protein, translated as MKIRWPSFVRRLHKWLALVIGLQVVLWTATGFYMVVVHIERIHGDHLVKPVERPVFDMGSAIAPATLLETVPNATDIRSSFLLGRPVWRVTGSGGVQLFDATTGEPIQPVSAEQAEAIAQSRYTSDEAVSSVRLLTESPMEMQGRKPPYWQVTFDRWDSPTFYISPETGELVSRRHSLWRIFDFAWMLHIMDYDERSDVNNLLLRTSTWLAVAMALSGAWLLVWAFPRRRKKKKKA; from the coding sequence ATGAAGATACGTTGGCCTTCATTTGTCCGGCGCCTGCACAAATGGCTGGCGCTGGTCATCGGGCTACAGGTCGTGCTGTGGACGGCAACCGGTTTCTATATGGTTGTCGTCCACATCGAACGGATCCATGGCGACCATCTCGTCAAGCCGGTCGAGCGCCCTGTTTTTGATATGGGAAGTGCGATCGCACCTGCCACACTCCTTGAGACTGTGCCGAATGCGACCGACATCCGAAGTTCGTTTCTCCTTGGCCGGCCAGTCTGGCGCGTGACGGGTTCTGGCGGTGTGCAGCTTTTCGATGCCACCACCGGCGAGCCGATCCAGCCCGTCAGCGCCGAACAGGCGGAAGCGATTGCGCAAAGCCGCTATACGTCGGACGAAGCCGTCAGCTCTGTCCGCCTGCTGACCGAATCCCCAATGGAGATGCAGGGGCGTAAACCTCCGTACTGGCAAGTCACCTTTGATCGCTGGGACAGCCCTACCTTCTACATCTCCCCTGAGACAGGCGAACTGGTTTCGCGCCGCCATTCGCTCTGGCGCATCTTCGACTTCGCCTGGATGCTGCACATTATGGACTATGACGAACGCAGCGATGTGAACAATCTGCTGCTGCGAACCAGCACCTGGCTTGCCGTGGCGATGGCGCTCAGCGGGGCATGGCTACTGGTTTGGGCATTCCCGCGCCGACGCAAGAAGAAGAAAAAAGCATGA
- a CDS encoding PepSY domain-containing protein produces the protein MATGLGIPAPTQEEEKSMKRIRFTPLFFRRIHKWVGLILGIQFILWSISGAMMAIIDMEDVRAQPPVIEHPIVTGGLIEPDQIGLEDSIDSFRLHMSEGRPIYQLAGNGVVRLFDATTGDSIVVDEALVRQRAALINGATIRSVSLLDAPNLEAREFDGPMWRVDFNDAENTSAYFAADTGHLLIARGDGWRLWDFFWMLHNMDYVNRTSFNHPLIIAVAFGVLFLSGTGFYLLFKSFTRRDFKWLKRSMSKQSKSPAPTSG, from the coding sequence ATGGCTACTGGTTTGGGCATTCCCGCGCCGACGCAAGAAGAAGAAAAAAGCATGAAGCGTATTCGGTTCACCCCTCTCTTCTTCCGCCGCATCCATAAATGGGTCGGCCTGATATTGGGCATCCAGTTCATCCTGTGGTCGATCAGCGGCGCGATGATGGCCATCATCGACATGGAAGACGTACGTGCCCAGCCTCCGGTCATCGAGCACCCCATTGTCACCGGAGGACTAATTGAGCCCGATCAGATTGGCCTTGAAGATTCCATTGATAGCTTTCGGCTACATATGTCGGAAGGCCGGCCGATCTATCAATTAGCTGGTAATGGCGTGGTCCGTCTATTTGATGCCACCACCGGCGACTCTATCGTGGTCGATGAGGCGCTCGTCCGTCAGCGCGCCGCTTTGATCAATGGTGCGACGATCCGTTCGGTCAGTCTGCTCGACGCACCCAATCTCGAAGCGCGTGAGTTCGACGGCCCGATGTGGCGCGTCGATTTCAACGATGCTGAAAATACCAGCGCCTATTTCGCTGCTGACACCGGCCACCTCCTGATAGCCCGCGGCGATGGCTGGCGTTTGTGGGACTTCTTCTGGATGCTCCACAACATGGACTACGTGAACAGAACCAGCTTCAATCATCCGCTGATCATCGCGGTGGCTTTTGGTGTCCTGTTCCTGTCCGGTACCGGATTTTACCTCTTGTTTAAATCATTCACCCGCCGCGATTTCAAATGGCTCAAGAGATCGATGTCGAAGCAATCCAAATCACCAGCACCAACCTCCGGCTAG
- a CDS encoding IS5 family transposase has protein sequence MWTDTTRALYARAELALPSDLTDAEWAVLEPFFPPPSHVGRPRKWPLRRIVEAILYLLRGGLPWRMLPPCFPPVSTVRRWFYLWRDNRLWLSLNHVLLLIGREAVGREASPSAGVIDSQSVKTTESGGPRGYDAGKKIKGRKRHILTDTDGNLVHAVIHTADIQDRDGAPLVLAEIIHRFPWLRHVFADGGYAGDKLRQALRRVGKWTIEIVKRSDKAKGFVVLPRRWAVERTLAWLNRNRRLAKDFEQTIASATAWLFIASIQLLTRRITRL, from the coding sequence ATGTGGACCGACACCACTCGCGCACTGTATGCCCGCGCGGAACTGGCATTGCCAAGTGATTTGACCGATGCCGAATGGGCGGTGCTGGAGCCGTTCTTCCCGCCACCTTCTCATGTTGGCCGCCCTCGCAAGTGGCCGCTGCGGCGGATTGTCGAAGCGATCCTGTATCTGCTGCGGGGCGGACTGCCATGGCGGATGCTACCGCCCTGCTTTCCGCCAGTCTCGACGGTGCGGCGCTGGTTCTACCTGTGGCGTGATAACAGGCTGTGGCTGTCGCTCAATCATGTCCTGTTGCTGATCGGGCGCGAAGCTGTAGGCCGCGAGGCGTCGCCAAGCGCCGGAGTGATCGACAGCCAGAGCGTCAAAACCACGGAAAGTGGCGGCCCACGGGGCTATGACGCAGGCAAGAAGATCAAGGGACGCAAGCGCCACATCCTCACCGACACCGATGGAAATCTCGTTCATGCGGTAATCCACACCGCCGACATCCAGGATCGTGATGGCGCACCGCTGGTGCTCGCCGAAATCATCCATCGCTTCCCGTGGCTACGGCATGTCTTCGCCGATGGCGGATATGCTGGCGACAAGCTCCGTCAGGCGTTGCGCAGGGTTGGTAAGTGGACCATCGAAATCGTCAAACGGTCCGACAAAGCAAAGGGCTTTGTGGTTCTCCCACGCCGCTGGGCTGTCGAGCGCACTTTGGCATGGCTCAACCGAAACCGGCGTCTCGCAAAGGACTTCGAGCAGACCATCGCCTCGGCAACCGCGTGGCTGTTCATCGCATCGATCCAGCTCCTCACGCGCCGCATCACAAGGCTATGA
- a CDS encoding aldehyde dehydrogenase family protein gives MLIGGEWTESADGQCIDVEDPATAEIFTRVPAGSAEDIDRAVSAARKAFESASWARMRPLDRGKIIENIARKIEEHAGELALLESYDNGKAVHHALAVDVPAAIDIFRYMAGWTSKIGGQVNPISGDGQQYHSYSVREPVGVVGQIVPWNYPLAMAAWKIAPALAAGCTIVLKPSEVTPLTALRLAELALEAGLPEGVLNVVTGYGQDAGQALVAHPGVDKIAFTGSTRVGKQIVRTAADDLKRVTLELGGKSPSLIFADADLEKATLGAALAIFFNSGQVCLAASRLFVERSVYDQVVEGIAKVAQGFKLGHGRDPETMLGPLVSRAQQIRVLDYIEQGRQCGAEVVTGGGTGGKDGYFVEPTIFANPNRDASIVREEIFGPVLVATPFDDVEEVVKAANDTRFGLAANIWTRDLSRAHLTARQLQAGVVWINTHGMNDPSAPFGGVKESGWGREVGEEGLLHYTETKTVTALLGE, from the coding sequence ATGCTGATCGGCGGAGAATGGACCGAGAGCGCCGATGGGCAATGCATCGATGTGGAGGATCCGGCCACCGCCGAAATCTTCACCCGCGTCCCGGCAGGTTCCGCCGAGGATATTGACCGTGCTGTTAGCGCCGCGCGAAAGGCATTTGAGTCTGCAAGCTGGGCGCGCATGCGTCCGCTCGACCGCGGCAAGATAATCGAGAATATCGCCCGCAAGATCGAGGAGCACGCCGGCGAACTGGCACTTCTGGAAAGTTACGACAACGGCAAGGCGGTGCATCACGCGCTAGCCGTCGACGTGCCGGCGGCGATCGACATTTTTCGCTACATGGCGGGCTGGACGTCCAAGATCGGCGGGCAGGTCAATCCGATTTCCGGCGACGGGCAGCAATACCACAGCTATTCCGTGCGCGAGCCAGTGGGCGTGGTCGGCCAGATCGTGCCATGGAACTATCCGCTGGCGATGGCCGCGTGGAAGATTGCCCCGGCTCTGGCGGCAGGCTGCACGATCGTCCTGAAACCCTCGGAAGTTACGCCGCTGACCGCGCTTCGGCTGGCTGAACTCGCGCTCGAGGCCGGTTTGCCCGAAGGCGTGCTCAACGTGGTCACGGGGTACGGTCAGGATGCCGGGCAGGCTTTGGTCGCACATCCCGGCGTGGACAAGATCGCCTTCACCGGTTCGACAAGGGTCGGCAAGCAGATCGTGCGCACCGCTGCCGATGATCTGAAACGCGTGACTTTGGAGCTCGGCGGTAAATCGCCTTCGCTGATCTTTGCCGATGCGGACCTCGAAAAGGCTACGCTCGGCGCCGCGCTCGCCATCTTTTTCAATTCGGGGCAGGTGTGCCTCGCCGCCTCGCGCCTGTTCGTCGAACGATCGGTCTATGATCAGGTGGTCGAGGGCATCGCAAAGGTGGCGCAAGGCTTCAAGCTGGGTCATGGCCGTGATCCGGAAACGATGCTGGGGCCGCTGGTGTCGCGTGCGCAGCAGATCCGCGTGCTCGACTATATCGAACAGGGCCGGCAGTGCGGCGCCGAAGTCGTCACCGGCGGCGGGACCGGCGGCAAGGACGGCTATTTTGTAGAGCCGACGATCTTCGCCAATCCGAACCGCGATGCCAGCATCGTGCGCGAAGAGATCTTCGGTCCGGTTCTTGTCGCGACGCCGTTCGACGATGTCGAGGAGGTGGTGAAGGCTGCCAATGACACGCGCTTTGGGCTGGCGGCCAATATCTGGACCCGCGATCTTTCGCGCGCGCATCTTACCGCACGTCAACTGCAGGCCGGCGTGGTCTGGATCAACACCCACGGCATGAACGATCCTTCCGCGCCTTTTGGCGGCGTGAAGGAATCCGGCTGGGGCCGCGAGGTCGGGGAAGAGGGCTTGCTGCACTACACCGAGACCAAGACGGTGACCGCTCTGCTTGGCGAATGA